The window GAGTGTTCCCGTTTGAAATGGTTTTAGTCCAACTGTGCTATcaagaaatacttttaaaagaATCGTatattaaaagtgattttaataGTGATTATAACGTTTTGAGTTTTTTAAacatttgaataattaaaaattttaaatattaaaaatattaaaattgttttctaaaaccattatcaaatgagtttaaaaatgtgtttaacagtaattttagaaaatatttctagtatttttaatatttaaataataaaaaaatttcaagtaataaaaattttaaaaacgcTTTTaagaatcattgtcaaacacactATAAGAGtccatttgatagtaattttaaaaaacgtttttaatatttttaatacttgaaaatatttatgattcaagtgttaaaaaacgcgaaaaacactttttaaaatcactccaAAATACACTCTAAATGTACGTTTAACAGTAATTTTACGAAGTGTTTCTAACTTTTTGAATAcgtaaaaatttttaaatttcaaatattataaatattaaaaatactttctaaaaaaattactaaacgtgctttaaatgttttttttttataaaatactataaatgctttttaaaatttttaaaagagtttttgtaaatttgttaaacatatgatattttttcaaaaacatttattagACTGAAAATGTTTTTTGGAATTACCGTCCAGTGTAAACttgtataatatttataattttttttttttaaatgcttggCTAACCCATGGGTTGGGTTCagattcttaaaattaattagtcaaAGCATAGCCCTGGAGGCATTAGGTTGGAATCATGTGGAGCTAATTAGGTCGATAGATGCAGGCCGGTTAGGTTGGGCTTTGGCTTGAAGGTTTTGGACATGCTCGAGCCATGCTTTGGGCCAACAAGCCAAATTTAAATTCCTATCAAGTGGGGAAGTGGACTTTGGGATATGTAAATTACTCCCAAATCAATCAAtgtttgatgataataaaataggAGATTAATTAGTAGTTAATGATGGGaagtgttgagtcaacttccTTTCCTTTCAACATCCCTCTCTACTCAGATCTTCTGTGGCCATCTTGGCAACCTTGAGCTGGCCGCCTCCGCCCAGGGCGGTTTGGGCTTAGAATAGACAAGATTGGTACGGTTTAAACAATTTGTATATATGATGATGGAGTGGGCAATATCTATTCAGTTTAACAGGTTTGTATGATGAATTCTATGTTCGTGTGTGCATCTTGGGATGGGAAATGCAGTGGAGATACTGTGTGGACAAGCCTATGGTGCCCACAAGTGTATATCTCGATCCAAAGATCAACAATCCTCCTCACTGCAACTGGTATCCCACTGATGTTAATCTACATTTTCTCGAAGGACATCCTTCTCTTACTGGGTGAATCGTCCGCCATTGCCTCAGCAGCTGCAGTGTTTGTGTATGGTCTAATATCCCAACTATTCGCTTATGTTGTCAATTAATTCCCAATACAAAAGTTCCTCCAAGCCCAGAGCATTGTGTTACCAAGTGCCTACATTCCAGCAGCCACCCTCTGTGTCCACCTCCTACTGTGGTGGCTACTGATATTGAGTTTATCTTGGTGGATCATAGTGGTTGCTCAGTTTGCATACATAATTAATGGTGAGTGATAGGTGCAAGTATACTTGAACTGGGTTCAGTCTCCAAGCCTTCTCTGGACTTTGGGAGTTTTTGAAATCGTCCACTGCATCTGCATTCTGCAGTGATGCTCTGCCTTGAGACTTGGTACTATCAGATACTGGTGCTCATTGCTGGGTTGCTCAAGAATGCTAAGACAAGGTGTTTTAAAacatcatttaattatttttaaaaatgataattagtAATAGAATAGGACATATTTCACCATGTTTTCTTAgacttgttttcaaaaattattttttaagttaaaaaacaaaaaaacagttttatagtattttataaaaataagggtatttgacaagtttttaaaaataaaaaaatataaaacttatttgaataagttatttttaatatatatatacattgttttggttttgtaaaaaatattgtaaattcaatttatataatataaattaaatttaattcaagtcttattaaaaatgaaaatagttttgtaattataaataaattaaaaattaaatagtttttattaaaacatgaataataatattataataaaatcataaattatattttttaataaaaaattatactactttagtatatgttaaaaatataagatattaacatctttataattttttttggttaaaaattaataataataatttatttaaaatacataatgaataaaatctaatttttaatgtgtaaatgaatcaaatttttcattatatgcatgcatttagtatttaattacaaatatactattttaaaatgttttgatttaatctatGATTAATTGGATTAATTTGTTTAATTCCAAATCATTCTGAAATATTAAATGattcattaaaaattttaaattattaattacgctttacttaatttataatttgtttacttaaatctaaaaaatatatttgtatgtATAAGAGAAGTTATGActcataatatattaattttgatgtactattttgttaataattaaatttatttttgagttccaaattatttttacaaatgattaaactcattaataaattcaatacaaagtgtTACttgatttaaagtttatttttatagttagaaaatttataaaaatataattatgtgcagaaaaaaataatagagacattatgaatcaatttttatccataaatttcggtattaataagtttagtatttgaatttcaaattatttttcaaaattactaAACTCAATACTAatgtcttgtttaatttgaagtttatttgcttggttaaaaaaaatataaaaaacggtgattctatgtaaaagagaaacaatagagttattttaaaccaatttttgttcataaatttctaGTATTGATTGGATcattatttaagatttaaattatttttaaaaattactcaACTTTTTAATGAATCTAAcacattaagttttgtttaatttgaaatatatttgcctaatgaaaaaaaaaatcagaaaataagTACTCCatgtaaaagagaaataataaagttaatattataaatcaatttttgttcataaatttatgatattaattggTTCGTTATTTcagttttaatttctaaaaaaaattttattagactcattaatgaatccaatatattaagttttgtttaatttgcaGTTCATTTgcttagtaaaaaaaatcataaaataatgataCTATGTAAAAGATAAACAATAAAGTTGTTTTAGACCAATTTTCTTCCATAAATCTATTGTATTGATTAAttcactatttgagttttaaattatttttaaaaattattatacttGGAATTTAAGGCTTTAAACCTtccttaatttgaaatttatttacctaataaaaaaagttataaataaatcaataaatatatatatatatggaagaagCAAActacaatatttaaaataaatgttggCCTATAACTTACCAATCTTATTGAgttttatgacttttttttagtattaattaaattgggttttaaactcaaattatttttaaaaagtaataaattttatctatcaagtataatttgatttaaaatttattttttaataaaaaattatagagaagttaaaagaaattaaaaaagtaCATGTAATTTAAAgtcatatcatattttaatattttttatattggtaTTAGATgatgaaaagagaaagaaaatgatatcatgttcaaatttatttgttttttttttaatttttaattttttttatttttaaaaattagtgaaaataacttttacttgttttataaaatttttttgtatttctttttatttttaaaaactattttaaaaaaataaccacctaataatgttagaaaattttaaaaatagttttctatttttaaataccaaatactatttttaaatcataccaCCAACTGACTGTacttatagttttttttaaatgctccaaaaaatacctttttttataattattttaaaaaacacttctcaaataaaatgtaactcttcaaaaatagttttttaaaattattttatgaattttgtaaaaataaaaaataaaaaaaatccaaaagttttaaatgttgtcaagttatttatttatttatttaatatctttatgttttttaaaataattttgatacttCTTGTTGTTCATTTTTACGGATCAATGTCTCTTTTTTCAGTGCGTGTTATCCATTCAGTCACTTTTTAGTTGGCCTCCACTTTAGGGTCTGTTTGACATGTGGTTCACTCACTTTTTAGTTGGTGTTTTGTTTGGTACACCGGCAAAATGACATTCGAAATTCTTAATTCCTATTCCCACTTTAGAAAAGAATTTAAACATTAGTCAATGAATAGTAAATGGAATAAACTCAAAATCCCATTCTCTATTTCAATTCCCCAAACATGCCATTAGGACACTAAAAGCCAACCCCACACTCTAAAGcgttcattttatttttttccaaaagtgGAGGGGCAATCTACGTACCTTAAGTGAAAGTCAACCCAACGGTCCCAACCAACTGTCAAGCAGCTTAACTCAAGTCAACCCAACTAACAGTCAATTCTTAACCTTCTCTAGGACTTGATTCAGCTGGAATTGTTCCCTCCTTCCTCAACCTGCAGTTTTTGAGGGAgaatcgtttttttttttttgacaatagGAGTCatttaacaaatttgaaacgTCAAGTCctttctatattttcaaatatttatcaaaaataatttttattcgtaatattttatttttgataattctctttatttttatatttatttttaaataattgttagaaaacaaagtgaaaacaatggaaaataattagggtttgttttgtaattagtttttaatatattttcaaaaaataatttttgaaaacaatttttaaggttttgtagaaaaaaattgtttataaatatgagatatttttaatctatttttatatttatatagttattttttaaagtgtttttttaaaataagtaaaaataacaaaaaaaattaaaagatgttttgtgaaaatattttattttttaattgttaaatatatttttttattttttatttttaaaatattctaaaaaacagaTATTCAATAAGATATTAAGAATGTATTTGACAGCGATTCTGATaagtatttctaatactttaaaaataagaattttcaactgttaaaaaaattaaaaacactttaaaattaaaaacacttttcaaaattaCTATAAGCACTctaattcaatagaagtttttaaaaaaaactttttcctAAACAATGATATCATAGGTAACTCAAAAGTTTGAAGTTCATAGAAAATCGAGCTAACAAATATTGCTGGAATAAAACCGTGGGTTCTATCATCCATACTGGCTTAAAATTTGGGGTTTATATTCAGTGCCATGTCAGCATGAAAGTTACCACAAAACCCTTGGGAGGGAAAAACATTTTTGCCACCTGGcaaatttttttagatataggggtttaatgcccatagGGAAACTTAAAAACAAGTGACTGGGGGAATATGGTAGTAAGCTGGATAAGACTTGCAGATGAACCTCACCATGTGATCAGTTCTTTATACTTCTGGGATCGCCACCACTCACCACTTCCTAAACAATTgtcctccaccaccaccacccccaCCATCCCAGACTGCGGCGTTGGCGGAAGAAGTGAATAATGGATTCACAAGATGATCAACTGCATACGCCAATTCTGGAGTCCATGCAATGTAGTTCATCTACAGGAAATACTTTTGAGTCGAGCTCCGAGCTTGAGAAGGTGATGTCAGACCTGCAGTTGCCCTGGCTCCGGCGGCTCCTCAAGGCTACCTGGATTGAACTGAAGCTCCTCTTCCGCCTCGCGGCACCGGCGATCCTTGTGTACTTGATCAACAACGCCATGTCGCTCTCCACCCGAGTCTTCGCCGGCCACCTCGGCAACCTTGAGCTCGCCGCCGCCACCCTTGGCAAAAGCAGCATCCAATTGGCCTATGGCCTCATGGTAACCCACTCCTCATCAGCAAATTCTCCACATCTAACTGAATCTCATTCTCTAGCAGGGCCTTGATTTTCGGGAGTTgttgaatttgaaataataggtttttcatgattttctccCTCGGTGTTTGTAGCTTGGCATGGGAAGCGCAGTGGAGACGCTATGTGGGCAAGCATATGGGGCTGACAGGTATGAGATGTTGGGAGTATATCTCCAAAGAGCAACGGTGGTGCTCACAGCAACTGGGTTCCCTCTCACAGTGATCTACGTCTTTGCAAAGCCCATCTTGCTCTTACTGGGGGAATCATCCGCGGTAGCATCGGCGGCGGCAGTCTTCGTCTATGGCCTCATCCCACAAATCTTCGCATTAGCAGTGAACTTCCCAATCCAAAAATTTCTACAAGCACAAAGGATTGTGGCCCCAAGTGCCATCATATCAGCAGCCACACTCGCTGTTCACCTTCTGTTGAGTTGGGTGGCTGTGTATAAACTGGGAATGGGGTTGATAGGTGCTTCACTGGTGTTGAGTTTGTCATGGTGGATCATGGTAGGGGCCCAGTTTGTGTACATTTTGATGAGCGACCGGTGCAAATATACCTGGACTGGGTTCAGCCTTCAGGCATTTTCGGGGCTGTGGGAGTTCTTGAAACTGTCGGCAGCCTCTGCCGTGATGCTCTGCTTGGAGACTTGGTACTTTCAGATACTGGTTTTGATTGCCGGACTGCTCAAAAACCCTGAACTCGCCTTGGATTCTCTCTCCATCTGGTAAGAGCTGTTTCCCACTTCAACATATGTAATTGCTTTTTCCAGAGActgaaaattaaaaagtagGTGATAGAGATTGAGTTACTAGATGGGATTATTGGGAGTCTTGGCTATAGCATTCTACCATTATTGTGTTGGGATTGAACCTTATGGGCCCACCATACCTAAGGCTTAGCACATTCGAAGGGAAGGCCAAAGGCCCAAATCCTTGGCCCATCAATTCACCAATTgtttatttgtcattttttaaaGGGGGTGTCCCCAGAAATTGAACTCAAGACCAAACCTCAAAGGTCCCTTTACATTCAATCCTGATATCATCTGAGGTTTGGTCCTGAGTTCAATTTCTAGGAACACCTCCTTTAAAAAGGGATAAATAAACAATTGGTAGATCGAGGGGTTAAGGATTTAGGCCTCTGGCCTTCCCTTTGGATGTGCTAAGCCTTAGTCATGGTTGGCTCATAAGGCTCAAtctcaacaaaataaaaaataaaaagccttAGCCATGGTGGGCCCATAAGACTCAATCCCAACATATTGTACATGAGGCCTATGATTTGGACTGGACAACAGTTGAACACTAAGCATAAAAGTCAGGACAACATAAAAAATGGGAGTATATATAGCATTCAATCTCTGGGGCACTTCTAGGGTAAGACATTTGAATATGATCCAAGACTAATTTCATCCCTTTTGTACCTAATTgctattgatttgaaattttatcaaatttatccctaattaattttatttattccttttacttatcttttttcttttaaaattttttttcttattatttttatttgttacttttagttatctcttttcttttttaaaataaaggagGTTTTAGGTGAAATTTCAAACCACGTAAAACTCAAAAGAGGGAAGTGAAATTAACTTAGATACCCATTAATATCTtttgtttatgattttaattgatttttccaAGGAGGGTATCTCATTTAGTCTATGGAGAAGAGTCGCACTTGAAAAGTAGCTGCTGACCATAGTTTCTTAGAACAACTTTCATGTATATCTTACAAAGACTGTTCACTCTCTCTAATTCATTTTTACACAAGCTAGTCTAGAACTAGAATAACCCCTTTTGTGACCATTTTCTGATCATATTCCCCCCTTCTTCCTTAAGAACTAGCCACAAATTTTCAAGCAGGTGGCTCACATGAGTCACAGTAAGAATCGACCTCATGTACCTTCCTCCAACGGTATGGGGAATTATTCCATAGCTGATGCCAGACCAAGGTTTGGTAGATGCCTTTCTCATCAATGTCACAAAACTATTACCCAAGCGTGCATGGCAGACAAGTTAGGTAGATCTTAGAATTTAGTAATTTATATTGATCAGATGTAAATTGGGAGAGTTCTCTAGTAGCTAGCTATGACCCTGAAATAAGTCAATTAgattttaagcacttttgtcaTTTCCTTTCCTTCTTTTCAGTAGGAAAGCATACTGAAGTCACTGCATATATTATATCCTTAGAATTACttcacattaaaaaattaacaataatcTCCAATGAACCTGCATAGTAACTTCATTCcctattttcaaattgaatgcAGCATGGCAATAGCTGGATTGTTGTTCATGGTATCAGTTGGGTTCAATGCAGCTGCAAGGTCAGTCATTTCCCAACCAGTTCTTTCCCTTGATCTGTTGTCgttatcattgttattgttGGATTGTATCGGGGAGAAAATGTTACAAAAAGTCATTTTTGTAGTGCTCGAATATATAGTTAGTGCACTAGTTAATATTTTTGGATGTACTTACTTACAATTTTCTTCTGAACCAGTGTGAGGGTCAGCAATGAGCTCGGTGCAGGGAATCCCAAATCAGCAGCGTTTTCCGTTGTTCTGGTGAATTTGGTTTCGT of the Vitis vinifera cultivar Pinot Noir 40024 chromosome 10, ASM3070453v1 genome contains:
- the LOC100257202 gene encoding LOW QUALITY PROTEIN: protein DETOXIFICATION 40 (The sequence of the model RefSeq protein was modified relative to this genomic sequence to represent the inferred CDS: deleted 1 base in 1 codon) → MDSQDDQLHTPILESMQCSSSTGNTFESSSELEKVMSDLQLPWLRRLLKATWIELKLLFRLAAPAILVYLINNAMSLSTRVFAGHLGNLELAAATLGKSSIQLAYGLMLGMGSAVETLCGQAYGADRYEMLGVYLQRATVVLTATGFPLTVIYVFAKPILLLLGESSAVASAAAVFVYGLIPQIFALAVNFPIQKFLQAQRIVAPSAIISAATLAVHLLLSWVAVYKLGMGLIGASLVLSLSWWIMVGAQFVYILMSDRCKYTWTGFSLQAFSGLWEFLKLSAASAVMLCLETWYFQILVLIAGLLKNPELALDSLSICMAIAGLLFMVSVGFNAAASVRVSNELGAGNPKSAAFSVVLVNLVSFIIAVIEAIVVLSLRHVISYAFTGGATVAKEVSDLICPFLTITLILNGVQPVLSGVAVGCGWQAFVAYINVGCYYVVGIPLGCVLGFKFDLGAKGIWSGMIGGTVMQTLVLVWVTYRTDWSKEVGKAKQRLDKWEDKEDEPLLKD